GCAGATCAAATCATCTCAAAGAACAGAAGCTGAATCACTCATTCAATGGAAGAACAGCTTATCTTATTCACCTCTATCTCTTGATTCATGGTCCCTCAGAAACCTCAACAATCTCTGCAACTGGACTGCAATTCTCTGTGACTCATCTGGAACTAGCGTGTCTAAAATCAACCTGTCCAACGCAAACATCACTGGAACTCTCACCCAATTCAACTTCACTTCATTATCAAATCTCACCAGCATTGACTTTGGCAATAACAATATCAGTGGACTCATTCCATCAACCATTGGTACCCTCTCAAGACTCACTTTCATGAACTTGAGTTTCAATTATTTCGAAGGCGAGATTCCTCCAGAGATTGGCCGGTTGTCCGAGCTTCAGTATCTTAGTCTTTCCAGTAACAATCTCAATAATACAATCCCATATCAGCTAAGCAATCTTCAAAAGGTAACATACCTAGACCTTGGAGTAAACTACTTAACAGATTCCCCTGACTGGTCCAAGTTTTCTGGTATGCCTATGTTGACATACCTTAATCTTATCCTTAATAAACTTGTCTTGGAGTTTCCAGGTTTCATACCCAGTTGTAAGAACCTGACTTTCCTGAACTTGTCACAGAATTCTTTGACTGGACAAATACCAGAACTGGTTTTTACCAATCTGGGGAAGCTTGAATATCTCAACCTTACAAACAATCAGTTTGAAGGACCATTGTCTTCTAAGATTTCTAATCTTTCCAAGATGAAACATCTTCGAGTAGCAAATAACAAGTTCAATGGTTCAATTCCTGAGGGCATAGGAGGATTGATGTCTGACCTTGAGATTCTTGAACTGTATAACAATTCATTTGAAGGAAGCATTCCTTCTTCTGTAGGCCAGCTGAGGAATCTCCAAACACTTGATCTCAGAATGAATTCCTTGAATTCATCAATTCCTTCTGAGATTGGGTTTTGTACTAGCCTCACTTATGTAGCTTTTGCTATTAATCAGTTGACTGGGGAATTGCCTTTGTCTTTGTCCAATCTGACCAAATTATCTGAGTTGGGTTTGTCCGATAATTTTCTCTCCGGCGAGATATCTCCATATCTAATCTCCAATTGGACAGAAATGACTTCCTTGCAACTCCAGAATAATCTCTTCTCTGGAAAAATTCCGCCAGAAATTGGACAACTGACAAAGCTTACACTCCTTTTTCTATACAACAATACACTCTCTGGCATCATTCCATCCGAGATTGGTAACTTGAAAGATCTGGAGATTTTGGACCTCTCGGGGAATCACCTTTCCGGTCCGATTCCTGCAAAAGTTGGGAATCTCACAAATCTTTTAACCTTAAACCTTTTCTTTAACAGACTCAATGGCACACTTCCACCGGAGATTGGAAATATGAGTTCACTGCAAGTCCTTGatgttaataataataatctataTGGGGAGGTGGCAGAGACCATTTCACATCTCAGTGAATTATTGGTAATAAATCTGTTCACTAATAATCTCACAGGCAGCATTCCTAGTGATTTGGGGAAGAACAGTCCTTATCTAGAAATTGTTAGCTTCTCCAACAACAGCTTCTCTGGAGAATTGCCACCTGAATTGTGTAGTGGTTTTGCTCTTACAATTTTGACAGTCAATGGCAATAACTTCACAGGGTCACTTCCAAATTGCTTGAGGAACTGCTCTGGACTAAATAGAGTCCGGTTTGATGGGAACCAATTCACTGGGAACTTCACAGATGCATTTGGAGTTCACCCAGGtcttactttcatcactttcagTAACAATCAGTTTATTGGTAAAATCTCGCCACTGTGGGGAGAATGCAAAAATCTCACTAACTTGGAGATGGATAGAAATAGAATTTCAGGAGAAATTCCTACTGAGCTTGGGAAGTTGACCCAGTTGGGGGTTCTAAGACTTGATTCTAATGAGTTGACTGGGAAAGTTCCTGTAGAACTTGGGAATCTAAGTCAGTTGTTCAGGCTCAATTTGAGCAACAACCATCTGATAGGAGAGATCCCGGAGGGTTTAGGCAACTTATCGTGGCTCGCGTACCTTCATCTGTCACACAACAATTTGTTTGGGGACATACCAAAAGATAT
This genomic stretch from Tripterygium wilfordii isolate XIE 37 chromosome 22, ASM1340144v1, whole genome shotgun sequence harbors:
- the LOC119990573 gene encoding MDIS1-interacting receptor like kinase 2-like — encoded protein: MTQIISTMLGTQKTLLFLFQILLLCLFPLQIKSSQRTEAESLIQWKNSLSYSPLSLDSWSLRNLNNLCNWTAILCDSSGTSVSKINLSNANITGTLTQFNFTSLSNLTSIDFGNNNISGLIPSTIGTLSRLTFMNLSFNYFEGEIPPEIGRLSELQYLSLSSNNLNNTIPYQLSNLQKVTYLDLGVNYLTDSPDWSKFSGMPMLTYLNLILNKLVLEFPGFIPSCKNLTFLNLSQNSLTGQIPELVFTNLGKLEYLNLTNNQFEGPLSSKISNLSKMKHLRVANNKFNGSIPEGIGGLMSDLEILELYNNSFEGSIPSSVGQLRNLQTLDLRMNSLNSSIPSEIGFCTSLTYVAFAINQLTGELPLSLSNLTKLSELGLSDNFLSGEISPYLISNWTEMTSLQLQNNLFSGKIPPEIGQLTKLTLLFLYNNTLSGIIPSEIGNLKDLEILDLSGNHLSGPIPAKVGNLTNLLTLNLFFNRLNGTLPPEIGNMSSLQVLDVNNNNLYGEVAETISHLSELLVINLFTNNLTGSIPSDLGKNSPYLEIVSFSNNSFSGELPPELCSGFALTILTVNGNNFTGSLPNCLRNCSGLNRVRFDGNQFTGNFTDAFGVHPGLTFITFSNNQFIGKISPLWGECKNLTNLEMDRNRISGEIPTELGKLTQLGVLRLDSNELTGKVPVELGNLSQLFRLNLSNNHLIGEIPEGLGNLSWLAYLHLSHNNLFGDIPKDIGSFEKLLSLDLSQNNLSGEIPLELGDLIQLQYMFDVSSNSLSGAIPQSLQKLTSLENLNVSNNDLSGSIPSAFSDMISLSSIDFSNNKLTGPIPTGSIFQNSPEAFVGNLGLCGNAEGFSPCNPIQESGKSSKINKKVLIEVIVPVCGLFLLAAGVAFMIFHQKAKLQDEETKSMKKYKESEAMLWEREGKFTFGDIAKATDDFNENYCIGEGGFGVVYKAELPTGEVVAVKKLNISDSNDILAVHRQSFENEIRALTEVRHRNIIKLYGYCSSRGSMYLVYEYIERGSLGNVLYGVDGKVKLDWATRVKIVQGVSHAISYLHHDCSPPIVHRDISLNNILLESEYEPRLADFGTARLLSPDSSNWTAAVGSYGYMAPELALTMKVTDKCDVYGFGVVALEVMMGKNPGELLSSLLTTASSTNDPELLLKDELDQRLPPPTGKLAGVVVFVVSLALACTRTIPESRPTMRFVAQELSAKTQACLSVPFSRITINELTGFQK